A genomic window from Lineus longissimus chromosome 17, tnLinLong1.2, whole genome shotgun sequence includes:
- the LOC135501218 gene encoding uncharacterized protein LOC135501218 isoform X7: protein METGSVLAFCIFLAVILLCPVHVLGGQACLSDTFGPRVVKREEPVELEDRPEPEPPQITGFPPGPVTAGTQLRVLCFAPGNPYMYEWYKDGKKVTTSSSYDFQVTKESAGGYFCKAGRQTCYRVSSRKILDVYYKADSVVVSSGKTSSYAGEKDKFTCTVTGGNPTPTVKLFFKRSGGTPVEVTQGQDRIMVKEDNQAEYYCQAMVPGYPTLDMTSSRKTYNVTFANTKVFFLNNPTAAVQAGQMKKFTCETDESNPITYIKWYQHIIGSSWRDITTGISTSERHGVYGGKIRISVWSVTATKAMNGATVRCSSMYSLTRHDFSTNADTTMHVKYKAESAVVSSGKTSSYAGEKDKFTCTVTGGNPIPTVKLFFKRSGGTPVEVTQGQDRIMVKEDNQAEYYCKAMVPGYPTLDMTSRRKTYNVTFANTKVSFLNNPTAAVQAGQMKKFTCETDESNPITYIKWHQHIIGSSWRDITTGISTSESNAVYGGKIRISEWSVTATKAMNGVSVRCSSRYSLTGHDFSTNADTTMHVKFNPSKIRMTQKPPISINEGESFNIVCETDSANPVADIQFHRKRRGGTWEQLTSGITSDDRAGEFNGMIRKSTMTVTAKRLDTQAVFKCEVKDGSFQVEQTETVNVYFPPNVKISSNPNPVQEGDTLMLTCTALGGNPPFYTYKWFYKDNEIPNETSKDFKITDIRYTQSGTYKCQAINYSPDGKADGSLDIDTQYKAKWNPELPEVFTVASTPYSPMELVLHVIANPSPTNVTWFFPNMTTIGGDFVAAKVNDTTYTLNKASIGVNDYGNYIVNVTNDAGISTFNFEQQGAGPPHLPCCPALEDATAVSLTLIFMSNFTGGSVQTFTIENKKSALNVWDTAVKDIADPGTGNNVVQKISGLGSDTKYMVRVKATNDDGESGYGKILEAKTEVAPHVTLTVERKDNQVTVSWTKLLKEYTQIQIRFCPEEGGSCGYHVVADPTSLTSSFMVNEGTIYSYYMMIFDGEDVVFDSAAVKVATSGPLTAAIGGVIGGFLFLLVIVVVLAAVFILKKRRAEQDRDRRTAGGDAAGLSSTRQSPDPRFHDHIYVNVDNIPLESDAAPPNLNEPDYVNWQPRKLPVQGDGADSTEPENEEPPLGEPGTRENYLRERKKVYVDTEPLEPSVQGGGTSLAEPKYDEPRQDPPGDQQEHVDGGGTRLAEPENDEPCQDPPGDQQEHVEGGGTGLAEPEYEEPRQDPPGDQQEHVEGGGTGLAEPEYDEPRQDPPGDQQEHVEGGGTRLAEPDHGEPCQDPPGDRQEHVEEVIHDDAKLIPVAQKKIEDISVEDFKQWLLLKEVTGSTYQVLAKNGLNKAVIFALLEREDLKALPIEPLGQEILVRNLVESFQSGAKAWKGDGQRASSGDDEDVDNPYEELNITPDVLAARDYTQLKSWRLSRADS, encoded by the exons ATGGAAACTGGATCAGTCCTAGCCTTCTGTATTTTCCTTGCAGTGATATTGCTCTGTCCGGTCCATGTTCTTG GAGGTCAAGCATGTCTTTCAGACACCTTCGGCCCTCGTGTCGTTAAACGAGAGGAGCCCGTTGAACTTGAAG ACCGTCCAGAGCCAGAACCACCCCAAATCACCGGGTTCCCTCCAGGTCCAGTGACAGCTGGAACACAACTACGCGTTTTGTGCTTTGCCCCCGGAAACCCATACATGTACGAATGGTACAAAGATGGTAAAAAAGTAACAACATCTTCCAGTTACGATTTCCAAGTTACGAAAGAGAGTGCTGGTGGCTACTTTTGCAAGGCGGGAAGACAAACTTGTTATAGAGTCAGCAGTCGCAAGATCTTGGATGTTTATT ATAAAGCCGATTCCGTCGTCGTGTCATCTGGTAAGACCTCATCCTATGCTGGAGAAAAAGACAAGTTCACATGTACAGTGACTGGAGGCAACCCCACCCCCACTGTTAAGCTCTTCTTCAAGCGATCAGGTGGTACACCAGTGGAGGTCACCCAAGGTCAGGACAGGATCATGGTCAAAGAAGACAACCAGGCCGAGTACTACTGTCAGGCGATGGTCCCTGGATATCCCACCCTCGATATGACCTCAAGTAGAAAGACCTACAATGTAACCT TTGCGAATACTAAagttttcttcctgaataaCCCAACCGCTGCTGTCCAGGCCGGCCAAATGAAGAAGTTCACATGTGAGACAGATGAAAGTAACCCTATTACTTATATAAAGTGGTATCAACATATTATTGGATCATCTTGGCGAGACATCACCACCGGAATATCGACATCAGAGAGGCATGGTGTGTATGGTGGAAAGATCAGGATCAGTGTGTGGTCTGTGACAGCAACCAAGGCCATGAATGGTGCAACAGTCAGATGTTCGTCAATGTACTCATTGACGCGACATGACTTTTCAACTAATGCAGACACAACAATGCATGTAAAAT ATAAAGCCGAGTCCGCCGTCGTTTCATCTGGTAAGACCTCATCCTATGCTGGAGAAAAAGACAAGTTCACATGTACAGTGACTGGAGGCAACCCCATCCCCACTGTTAAGCTCTTCTTCAAGCGATCAGGTGGTACACCAGTGGAGGTCACCCAAGGTCAGGACAGGATCATGGTCAAAGAAGACAACCAGGCCGAGTACTACTGCAAGGCGATGGTCCCTGGATATCCCACCCTCGATATGACCTCAAGAAGAAAGACCTACAATGTAACCT TTGCGAATACTAAAGTTTCCTTCCTGAATAACCCAACCGCTGCTGTCCAGGCCGGCCAAATGAAGAAGTTCACATGTGAGACAGATGAAAGTAACCCTATCACTTATATAAAGTGGCATCAACATATTATTGGATCATCATGGCGAGACATAACCACCGGAATATCGACATCAGAGAGTAATGCTGTGTATGGTGGAAAGATCAGGATCAGTGAGTGGTCTGTGACAGCAACCAAGGCCATGAATGGTGTATCAGTCAGATGTTCGTCAAGGTACTCATTGACGGGACATGACTTTTCAACTAATGCCGACACAACAATGCATGTAAAAT TCAACCCTTCAAAGATACGGATGACACAGAAGCCACCAATATCAATAAATGAAGGTGAATCTTTCAATATTGTATGCGAGACAGACAGTGCCAACCCTGTTGCTGACATCCAATTTCACAGGAAGAGAAGGGGAGGAACCTGGGAGCAGCTGACATCAGGGATAACATCTGACGACAGGGCTGGGGAGTTCAATGGCATGATAAGGAAGAGTACAATGACTGTGACTGCGAAAAGGTTGGACACCCAGGCTGTCTTCAAGTGTGAAGTGAAGGATGGCTCATTTCAAGTGGAACAAACTGAAACAGTAAATGTCTACT TTCCACCAAATGTCAAGATCTCGTCCAACCCGAATCCAGTCCAAGAAGGTGATACCCTGATGTTAACCTGTACAGCTCTTGGCGGCAACCCACCTTTCTACACCTACAAGTGGTTCTACAAGGACAATGAAATACCAAATGAAACCTCAAAGGACTTCAAGATAACCGATATCAGGTACACCCAGTCTGGGACATACAAATGCCAAGCTATCAACTACTCGCCTGATGGTAAAGCCGATGGTAGTTTGGATATAGATACTCAGT ATAAGGCAAAATGGAACCCCGAACTTCCCGAAGTCTTCACTGTAGCCAGTACACCCTACTCACCAATGGAGCTCGTTCTCCATGTGATTGCAAACCCTTCACCTACAAATGTCACTTGGTTCTTCCCAAACATGACAACAATTGGGGGAGATTTTGTGGCGGCCAAAGTGAATGATACGACATACACTTTGAACAAGGCGTCTATCGGGGTTAACGACTATGGAAACTACATTGTTAATGTGACAAATGATGCTGGAATTTCAACGTTTAATTTTGAACAACAGGGAGCTG GACCCCCGCATTTACCTTGCTGTCCTGCACTAGAGGACGCAACTGCGGTGTCCTTGACCTTGATCTTCATGAGTAACTTCACTGGCGGATCCGTCCAGACATTCACAATTGAGAACAAAAAATCTGCTTTGAACGTATGGGACACAGCTGTCAAGGATATTGCTGATCCTGGTACTGGGAATAACGTCGTCCAGAAGATATCCGGTCTAGGAAGTGATACAAAGTATATGGTTCGTGTGAAGGCAACCAATGATGATGGTGAAAGTGGTTATGGGAAAATCCTTGAAGCGAAAACTGAAG TTGCACCACATGTCACGTTAACCGTGGAACGCAAGGACAACCAGGTGACCGTTTCATGGACCAAACTCTTAAAGGAGTACACACAGATCCAAATCAGGTTTTGCCCGGAGGAAGGAGGAAGTTGTGGCTATCATGTTGTCGCTGACCCAACAAGCCTCACGAGCAGCTTCATGGTCAATGAGGGCACAATTTACAGCTATTATATGATGATATTCGACGGTGAGGATGTAGTTTTCGATTCGGCGGCCGTGAAGGTGGCTACATCTGGTCCGCTTACCGCGGCAATAGGGGGCGTAATAGGAGGCTTTCTATTTCTCCTGGTCATCGTGGTCGTGTTGGCGGCGGTGTTCATACTTAAGAAGAGACGGGCAGAGCAAG ACAGAGACAGACGTACGGCTGGAGGAGATGCTGCGGGGCTGTCCAGCACTCGCCAATCCCCTGACCCTCGTTTCCACGATCATATTTACGTCAATGTCGACAACATTCCATTGGAAA GTGATGCTGCTCCCCCAAACCTAAACGAACCAGATTATGTCAACTGGCAGCCTCGAAAGTTACCTGTGCAAG GAGATGGTGCAGATTCTACAGAACCTGAGAATGAAGAACCTCCCCTAGGTGAGCCGGGAACACGAGAAAACTATCTTCGAGAAAGAAAGAAAGTATATGTCGACACTGAACCTCTAGAACCATCTGTACAAG GAGGTGGAACAAGTTTGGCAGAGCCCAAGTATGACGAACCTCGTCAAGATCCACCAGGAGACCAACAGGAGCACGTTGATG GAGGTGGTACACGTTTGGCAGAGCCCGAGAATGACGAACCTTGTCAAGATCCACCAGGAGACCAACAGGAGCACGTTGAAG GAGGTGGTACAGGTTTAGCAGAGCCCGAGTATGAAGAACCTCGTCAAGATCCACCAGGAGACCAACAGGAGCACGTTGAAG GAGGTGGTACAGGTTTAGCAGAGCCCGAATATGACGAACCTCGTCAAGATCCACCAGGAGACCAACAGGAGCACGTTGAAG GAGGTGGTACACGTTTGGCAGAGCCCGATCATGGCGAACCTTGTCAAGATCCACCAGGAGACCGACAGGAGCACGTTGAAG AGGTGATACACGATGATGCCAAATTGATTCCAGTGGCCCAGAAGAAAATTGAAG ATATATCCGTGGAAGATTTCAAGCAATGGCTCCTTTTGAAAGAAGTGACAGGCTCAACTTACCAAGTCCTCGCAAAGAACGGGTTGAACAAGGCCGTTATCTTCGCCTTACTTGAACGGGAAGATCTCAAGGCACTCCCTATCGAGCCGCTTGGACAAGAGATCCTCGTTCGAAACCTGGTGGAAAGTTTTCAATCGGGGGCGAAGGCCTGGAAGGGCGATGGGCAAAGAGCGTCATCAGGAG ATGATGAGGACGTAGACAATCCTTATGAAGAATTGAATATCACG CCTGATGTATTGGCTGCCCGAGACTACACTCAGCTAAAATCCTGGCGGTTAAGTCGAGCTGACAGCTAG
- the LOC135501218 gene encoding uncharacterized protein LOC135501218 isoform X4: protein METGSVLAFCIFLAVILLCPVHVLGGQACLSDTFGPRVVKREEPVELEDRPEPEPPQITGFPPGPVTAGTQLRVLCFAPGNPYMYEWYKDGKKVTTSSSYDFQVTKESAGGYFCKAGRQTCYRVSSRKILDVYYKADSVVVSSGKTSSYAGEKDKFTCTVTGGNPTPTVKLFFKRSGGTPVEVTQGQDRIMVKEDNQAEYYCQAMVPGYPTLDMTSSRKTYNVTFANTKVFFLNNPTAAVQAGQMKKFTCETDESNPITYIKWYQHIIGSSWRDITTGISTSERHGVYGGKIRISVWSVTATKAMNGATVRCSSMYSLTRHDFSTNADTTMHVKFNPSKITMTQKPPTSINEGKSFNIVCETDSANPVANIQFHRKRTEGNWEQLTSGITSEVRAAEFNGKIRKSTLTVTANRLDTKAVFKCEVKDGSFQVEQTATVNVLYKAESAVVSSGKTSSYAGEKDKFTCTVTGGNPIPTVKLFFKRSGGTPVEVTQGQDRIMVKEDNQAEYYCKAMVPGYPTLDMTSRRKTYNVTFANTKVSFLNNPTAAVQAGQMKKFTCETDESNPITYIKWHQHIIGSSWRDITTGISTSESNAVYGGKIRISEWSVTATKAMNGVSVRCSSRYSLTGHDFSTNADTTMHVKFNPSKIRMTQKPPISINEGESFNIVCETDSANPVADIQFHRKRRGGTWEQLTSGITSDDRAGEFNGMIRKSTMTVTAKRLDTQAVFKCEVKDGSFQVEQTETVNVYFPPNVKISSNPNPVQEGDTLMLTCTALGGNPPFYTYKWFYKDNEIPNETSKDFKITDIRYTQSGTYKCQAINYSPDGKADGSLDIDTQYKAKWNPELPEVFTVASTPYSPMELVLHVIANPSPTNVTWFFPNMTTIGGDFVAAKVNDTTYTLNKASIGVNDYGNYIVNVTNDAGISTFNFEQQGAGPPHLPCCPALEDATAVSLTLIFMSNFTGGSVQTFTIENKKSALNVWDTAVKDIADPGTGNNVVQKISGLGSDTKYMVRVKATNDDGESGYGKILEAKTEVAPHVTLTVERKDNQVTVSWTKLLKEYTQIQIRFCPEEGGSCGYHVVADPTSLTSSFMVNEGTIYSYYMMIFDGEDVVFDSAAVKVATSGPLTAAIGGVIGGFLFLLVIVVVLAAVFILKKRRAEQDRDRRTAGGDAAGLSSTRQSPDPRFHDHIYVNVDNIPLESDAAPPNLNEPDYVNWQPRKLPVQGDGADSTEPENEEPPLGEPGTRENYLRERKKVYVDTEPLEPSVQGGGTSLAEPKYDEPRQDPPGDQQEHVDGGGTRLAEPENDEPCQDPPGDQQEHVEGGGTRLAEPDHGEPCQDPPGDRQEHVEEVIHDDAKLIPVAQKKIEDISVEDFKQWLLLKEVTGSTYQVLAKNGLNKAVIFALLEREDLKALPIEPLGQEILVRNLVESFQSGAKAWKGDGQRASSGDDEDVDNPYEELNITPDVLAARDYTQLKSWRLSRADS, encoded by the exons ATGGAAACTGGATCAGTCCTAGCCTTCTGTATTTTCCTTGCAGTGATATTGCTCTGTCCGGTCCATGTTCTTG GAGGTCAAGCATGTCTTTCAGACACCTTCGGCCCTCGTGTCGTTAAACGAGAGGAGCCCGTTGAACTTGAAG ACCGTCCAGAGCCAGAACCACCCCAAATCACCGGGTTCCCTCCAGGTCCAGTGACAGCTGGAACACAACTACGCGTTTTGTGCTTTGCCCCCGGAAACCCATACATGTACGAATGGTACAAAGATGGTAAAAAAGTAACAACATCTTCCAGTTACGATTTCCAAGTTACGAAAGAGAGTGCTGGTGGCTACTTTTGCAAGGCGGGAAGACAAACTTGTTATAGAGTCAGCAGTCGCAAGATCTTGGATGTTTATT ATAAAGCCGATTCCGTCGTCGTGTCATCTGGTAAGACCTCATCCTATGCTGGAGAAAAAGACAAGTTCACATGTACAGTGACTGGAGGCAACCCCACCCCCACTGTTAAGCTCTTCTTCAAGCGATCAGGTGGTACACCAGTGGAGGTCACCCAAGGTCAGGACAGGATCATGGTCAAAGAAGACAACCAGGCCGAGTACTACTGTCAGGCGATGGTCCCTGGATATCCCACCCTCGATATGACCTCAAGTAGAAAGACCTACAATGTAACCT TTGCGAATACTAAagttttcttcctgaataaCCCAACCGCTGCTGTCCAGGCCGGCCAAATGAAGAAGTTCACATGTGAGACAGATGAAAGTAACCCTATTACTTATATAAAGTGGTATCAACATATTATTGGATCATCTTGGCGAGACATCACCACCGGAATATCGACATCAGAGAGGCATGGTGTGTATGGTGGAAAGATCAGGATCAGTGTGTGGTCTGTGACAGCAACCAAGGCCATGAATGGTGCAACAGTCAGATGTTCGTCAATGTACTCATTGACGCGACATGACTTTTCAACTAATGCAGACACAACAATGCATGTAAAAT TCAACCCttcaaagataacgatgacaCAGAAGCCGCCGACATCAATAAATGAGGGTAAATCATTTAATATTGTATGCGAGACAGACAGTGCCAACCCTGTTGCTAACATCCAATTCCACAGGAAGAGAACAGAAGGAAACTGGGAGCAGCTGACATCAGGGATAACATCTGAGGTCAGGGCTGCAGAGTTCAATGGCAAGATAAGGAAGAGTACACTGACTGTGACTGCTAATAGGTTGGACACCAAGGCTGTCTTCAAGTGTGAAGTGAAGGATGGCTCATTTCAAGTGGAACAAACTGCAACAGTAAATGTCTTGT ATAAAGCCGAGTCCGCCGTCGTTTCATCTGGTAAGACCTCATCCTATGCTGGAGAAAAAGACAAGTTCACATGTACAGTGACTGGAGGCAACCCCATCCCCACTGTTAAGCTCTTCTTCAAGCGATCAGGTGGTACACCAGTGGAGGTCACCCAAGGTCAGGACAGGATCATGGTCAAAGAAGACAACCAGGCCGAGTACTACTGCAAGGCGATGGTCCCTGGATATCCCACCCTCGATATGACCTCAAGAAGAAAGACCTACAATGTAACCT TTGCGAATACTAAAGTTTCCTTCCTGAATAACCCAACCGCTGCTGTCCAGGCCGGCCAAATGAAGAAGTTCACATGTGAGACAGATGAAAGTAACCCTATCACTTATATAAAGTGGCATCAACATATTATTGGATCATCATGGCGAGACATAACCACCGGAATATCGACATCAGAGAGTAATGCTGTGTATGGTGGAAAGATCAGGATCAGTGAGTGGTCTGTGACAGCAACCAAGGCCATGAATGGTGTATCAGTCAGATGTTCGTCAAGGTACTCATTGACGGGACATGACTTTTCAACTAATGCCGACACAACAATGCATGTAAAAT TCAACCCTTCAAAGATACGGATGACACAGAAGCCACCAATATCAATAAATGAAGGTGAATCTTTCAATATTGTATGCGAGACAGACAGTGCCAACCCTGTTGCTGACATCCAATTTCACAGGAAGAGAAGGGGAGGAACCTGGGAGCAGCTGACATCAGGGATAACATCTGACGACAGGGCTGGGGAGTTCAATGGCATGATAAGGAAGAGTACAATGACTGTGACTGCGAAAAGGTTGGACACCCAGGCTGTCTTCAAGTGTGAAGTGAAGGATGGCTCATTTCAAGTGGAACAAACTGAAACAGTAAATGTCTACT TTCCACCAAATGTCAAGATCTCGTCCAACCCGAATCCAGTCCAAGAAGGTGATACCCTGATGTTAACCTGTACAGCTCTTGGCGGCAACCCACCTTTCTACACCTACAAGTGGTTCTACAAGGACAATGAAATACCAAATGAAACCTCAAAGGACTTCAAGATAACCGATATCAGGTACACCCAGTCTGGGACATACAAATGCCAAGCTATCAACTACTCGCCTGATGGTAAAGCCGATGGTAGTTTGGATATAGATACTCAGT ATAAGGCAAAATGGAACCCCGAACTTCCCGAAGTCTTCACTGTAGCCAGTACACCCTACTCACCAATGGAGCTCGTTCTCCATGTGATTGCAAACCCTTCACCTACAAATGTCACTTGGTTCTTCCCAAACATGACAACAATTGGGGGAGATTTTGTGGCGGCCAAAGTGAATGATACGACATACACTTTGAACAAGGCGTCTATCGGGGTTAACGACTATGGAAACTACATTGTTAATGTGACAAATGATGCTGGAATTTCAACGTTTAATTTTGAACAACAGGGAGCTG GACCCCCGCATTTACCTTGCTGTCCTGCACTAGAGGACGCAACTGCGGTGTCCTTGACCTTGATCTTCATGAGTAACTTCACTGGCGGATCCGTCCAGACATTCACAATTGAGAACAAAAAATCTGCTTTGAACGTATGGGACACAGCTGTCAAGGATATTGCTGATCCTGGTACTGGGAATAACGTCGTCCAGAAGATATCCGGTCTAGGAAGTGATACAAAGTATATGGTTCGTGTGAAGGCAACCAATGATGATGGTGAAAGTGGTTATGGGAAAATCCTTGAAGCGAAAACTGAAG TTGCACCACATGTCACGTTAACCGTGGAACGCAAGGACAACCAGGTGACCGTTTCATGGACCAAACTCTTAAAGGAGTACACACAGATCCAAATCAGGTTTTGCCCGGAGGAAGGAGGAAGTTGTGGCTATCATGTTGTCGCTGACCCAACAAGCCTCACGAGCAGCTTCATGGTCAATGAGGGCACAATTTACAGCTATTATATGATGATATTCGACGGTGAGGATGTAGTTTTCGATTCGGCGGCCGTGAAGGTGGCTACATCTGGTCCGCTTACCGCGGCAATAGGGGGCGTAATAGGAGGCTTTCTATTTCTCCTGGTCATCGTGGTCGTGTTGGCGGCGGTGTTCATACTTAAGAAGAGACGGGCAGAGCAAG ACAGAGACAGACGTACGGCTGGAGGAGATGCTGCGGGGCTGTCCAGCACTCGCCAATCCCCTGACCCTCGTTTCCACGATCATATTTACGTCAATGTCGACAACATTCCATTGGAAA GTGATGCTGCTCCCCCAAACCTAAACGAACCAGATTATGTCAACTGGCAGCCTCGAAAGTTACCTGTGCAAG GAGATGGTGCAGATTCTACAGAACCTGAGAATGAAGAACCTCCCCTAGGTGAGCCGGGAACACGAGAAAACTATCTTCGAGAAAGAAAGAAAGTATATGTCGACACTGAACCTCTAGAACCATCTGTACAAG GAGGTGGAACAAGTTTGGCAGAGCCCAAGTATGACGAACCTCGTCAAGATCCACCAGGAGACCAACAGGAGCACGTTGATG GAGGTGGTACACGTTTGGCAGAGCCCGAGAATGACGAACCTTGTCAAGATCCACCAGGAGACCAACAGGAGCACGTTGAAG GAGGTGGTACACGTTTGGCAGAGCCCGATCATGGCGAACCTTGTCAAGATCCACCAGGAGACCGACAGGAGCACGTTGAAG AGGTGATACACGATGATGCCAAATTGATTCCAGTGGCCCAGAAGAAAATTGAAG ATATATCCGTGGAAGATTTCAAGCAATGGCTCCTTTTGAAAGAAGTGACAGGCTCAACTTACCAAGTCCTCGCAAAGAACGGGTTGAACAAGGCCGTTATCTTCGCCTTACTTGAACGGGAAGATCTCAAGGCACTCCCTATCGAGCCGCTTGGACAAGAGATCCTCGTTCGAAACCTGGTGGAAAGTTTTCAATCGGGGGCGAAGGCCTGGAAGGGCGATGGGCAAAGAGCGTCATCAGGAG ATGATGAGGACGTAGACAATCCTTATGAAGAATTGAATATCACG CCTGATGTATTGGCTGCCCGAGACTACACTCAGCTAAAATCCTGGCGGTTAAGTCGAGCTGACAGCTAG